A part of Armatimonadota bacterium genomic DNA contains:
- a CDS encoding protein-L-isoaspartate(D-aspartate) O-methyltransferase, translating to MGISGALALVWLALSAAGCARAQLEHDAPAPTDPASLEAARERMVDDLIAQGFLKTERIIEAMRTVPRHEYVPRELWGYAYADHPLPIGHDQTISAPSIVAVMTELIEPRPDSVVLEIGTGSGYQAAVLATLCKRVYTIEIVPDLGNRARETLKRLGVERVEVRIGDGYRGWPEHAPFDGIMVTCAPEKVPKPLVEQLREGGRMVIPVGTDWGQELRLLTKRNGKLESRGVFPVMFVPMTGEVQQQTE from the coding sequence ATGGGTATTTCGGGAGCCTTGGCGTTGGTCTGGCTTGCCCTCTCGGCGGCCGGTTGCGCCCGTGCCCAGCTCGAGCATGATGCTCCAGCGCCCACGGACCCGGCCTCCCTCGAGGCCGCGCGTGAACGCATGGTGGATGACCTGATCGCTCAGGGGTTCCTGAAGACAGAGCGCATCATCGAGGCGATGCGCACGGTGCCCCGTCACGAGTATGTCCCCCGGGAACTGTGGGGTTACGCCTACGCCGACCACCCGCTGCCCATTGGCCACGATCAGACCATCTCCGCGCCCTCGATCGTTGCGGTGATGACCGAACTGATCGAGCCTCGCCCGGACAGCGTGGTTCTTGAGATCGGCACCGGTTCCGGGTACCAGGCTGCGGTGCTGGCGACCCTGTGCAAGCGGGTGTACACCATTGAAATCGTGCCCGATTTGGGCAACAGAGCCCGCGAAACCCTGAAGCGTCTGGGCGTGGAGAGGGTCGAAGTGCGTATCGGGGATGGTTACCGAGGTTGGCCCGAACACGCGCCTTTCGACGGGATCATGGTGACCTGCGCCCCGGAAAAGGTGCCGAAGCCGCTGGTGGAACAACTCAGGGAAGGTGGGCGGATGGTGATCCCGGTAGGCACCGACTGGGGCCAGGAGCTGCGCCTGCTCACCAAACGCAACGGCAAGCTCGAGAGCAGGGGCGTATTCCCGGTAATGTTCGTTCCAATGACCGGTGAGGTGCAGCAACAGACGGAATGA